Below is a genomic region from Flavobacterium ginsengisoli.
TCAAACCATAAAATATTGGGTCTCATCCAACTCCCACATTCTTTGCATTTCAGTAATTCAATATCTTTTTGGTTTAAATCTTCATCTATGTCTTTGCCCTCAATTTCTATTGGCAAATGGTGTATTTCTTTGCATCCATTCGAGCATTTAATTTCTCTGTTATTGCCATGTATTTCGAATATCCTTTCTACACCAGAACGTCTATGAAGATTATCTATATTTTGAGTAATCAAGTGAAACCTATCTTGTAAAAGTTTTTCAATTGCGGCTATTTTGTGATGGCTATTATTTGTCTGAGCACTTTCAAACATTTTCTTTCTAAACAATGAATATTGCCAAACCTCTTCTGGATTTTCTTTAAAATAGGCAAACGTTCCAAACTCTTCTGGTTTATGAAACTTTGTACCTTTTACCCAAATTCCATCTATACCTCTATAAGTCGGAATACCGCTTTCAGCAGAAATTCCTGCGCCAGTCAAAAATGTGAAAAGATTTCTATTCTTTTTGTTATAAACCTGTTTTATGATTTCGGTAAGCTGTTCTTTCATAATTTCTTCATACGTCAAACAAATGTAATTTTATTTAGACAATTGCTCTTTTTTTATTTCTTCAATTCCGTTTCTATAGCTTGTTACAACGAAATCTGGGAAACGTTTTCTAAATTTTGAATCATCAAAAACATTGGCGTGTTCGTATCTTGGAAGCAATTCCTGCAATTCTTTTGCTCTTTTACTAAAAAGCGCTCCTATTGAAAATACAAACTTCGGAATAACTTTATACTTTAATTCTTTGCCATAAATTTTAGAAGCCAACGCAATGAATTCTTTATAGTTAAGATGGCTTTCGTCTACAGGCAAATGCCAAGTCTCATTAAAAGCATCTGGAGTATTCCCTATTAAAGCTGTGGCACGACTTGCGTCTGGTGTCCAAATTAAACTTCGTTTTTTTGTATCGCTTAAAGGCACTTTTAGCTTTTTATTTTCCTTAATCGCATTAAAAATTAAAGTATTTGTAATGCTTTGTGTTTTTGCAGGACCATAAAATTCGGGAGCACGACAGATTACTGCTTCTAATTTACCCGATTTTATTTCGTTTAAAACCATTTCAGCCATTTCTTTTCTAATTTCACCTTTTCTTCCAATGGGTTCAAAAGCAGTTTCTTCTGTAAGTACCCT
It encodes:
- a CDS encoding SIR2 family NAD-dependent protein deacylase; this encodes MKEQLTEIIKQVYNKKNRNLFTFLTGAGISAESGIPTYRGIDGIWVKGTKFHKPEEFGTFAYFKENPEEVWQYSLFRKKMFESAQTNNSHHKIAAIEKLLQDRFHLITQNIDNLHRRSGVERIFEIHGNNREIKCSNGCKEIHHLPIEIEGKDIDEDLNQKDIELLKCKECGSWMRPNILWFDEYYDEKTNKKFSSLKVAKNSGILFIVGTSGATNLPMAIAETTLKYGGTIVDINTEDNLFTKLLKDKKNKITIRATSTEALKTIHEILHNVVQE
- a CDS encoding NAD-dependent epimerase/dehydratase family protein, yielding MQTILGANGQIGEELARELKRNYTSDIRIVSRKAKKVNDTDMVFSADLTIKEKAIEAVKGSEIAYFTLGLPMDTDLWEKQFLLIMRNVIEACKINKAKLVFFDNTYMYPQDSRVLTEETAFEPIGRKGEIRKEMAEMVLNEIKSGKLEAVICRAPEFYGPAKTQSITNTLIFNAIKENKKLKVPLSDTKKRSLIWTPDASRATALIGNTPDAFNETWHLPVDESHLNYKEFIALASKIYGKELKYKVIPKFVFSIGALFSKRAKELQELLPRYEHANVFDDSKFRKRFPDFVVTSYRNGIEEIKKEQLSK